tgatacataaggaaaacgaactctggaaagaactattCAACACACGcaactaattaaacaactgaaaggatgttatgaaccttcctcagaaatgagaaacaaaatacacaatgaTAGATATGgggaactatactcaacatcacactgttgcggcgtgcaacccgatccacacataataccgttgtggcgtacaactcgatccaaccatgatacccatgGCGGcctgccacccgatccaaacaacatacccgtggcggcatgccacccgatccacacataataatcgaTAAGGAAATACTTACTAATCTATAATGTTCACACCTGCGAAATACCCGAATgtcaaccacaagcacgccaagtgcataataccatccctggggagacagatagcgccatacgctacaaaacgcaagcacgactaaggtacgataaatgacctgcatctcgagagccattctgctcatataacaccacaactACACTGAAATCTCAATACAAGTGTGAATAATCAAACTACCTCATAACCCATACGATAtagtagagtattacatgaaatcgCTGACAACGAAATTAACATCCAACGCCCGAATACTCTTCTATAAGGAATGTTATGCTGAATAAACACACCTAGGCTAGTGTAGAGTACACATTCACATTtggacccatcaacggacctcaaaccgattttgatcataccatgcttgagCAAATAACCtctcaaggatccataatgacccTCTTCCCATGACACGCAAGAGCAACTGTCGAATCCGGAACAAACATtcacaattcacaaccaactgaatagagcgcctttcaggcctaaactctcacattagcgatggTACCAAAATCCTcgtacttggtttcaatctttaatcaatcaagtgactacatgtcacacttatacaatcttctcgtgggatacgctcccacaaccttccgcatCAGGTAACAAAgcctgcacatccataccaccagctATACAATGTTGTAAAGCGAATCGAAAgtccgcaaatcagtacacaaagcctttTACAcatgacaccgatctcaggttacgctgaagacaatacctaCTTACTCTAAACATATGaattctttcctgctcatccgagctcgtgacattcttgtcaacaccaaaccgcaaccttgatccttagcttccaatttcccatgccgctcactgcccctaacatgccaatatgcgagagtacaagaatttcaccATAACTCATGAACCACTAAtaggataaacacttcatcatataaaaactttttacttagctcattttaggagaaccattgcaacacgcgacCAAATTCTCATAACCGCATGAAATATAACCCCAAGTAGTGGTCGAAACCACCATGACTCtttcgggatccatctacacataacatgccataataatCGAATACCTCCAATTCAATCAAATTACGGTAACCGTCAAGCCTCACATGTACCGCCACAATCACATGTACAACttacacgctgaaggaactgaccATTGCCACCATCATGTCAATTCAACCATTGATAACCGATCTGACTTCCGCTAATTTACTCAagactttccttagaaataagAATGGTTCCATTCAAAATATATCGAACTCAATcagcactcatcctgagtgaccccatttcacaagaccacattgtctcaaaacccacgaaccatctcataccctccttgtatGCACcttcgcatcttcaactgatacTCCCATTCTGATAATTTCTCTAAGAATCCGAAGTTACTTTCTCACATTCCTCTAATGTTATGCCGTagaccgatgataacatagaacactccaagcacCGCACTTTAACCATACTacagactcgaaatccttaggcatcgCACTTTAACTCTTGAATCCACTATGACCGTTGTTGAGGGTCACCCATTCTGATTTGGTCtcaaatataatcaactccaaggctcttcTAGCATATGAACGCattctcaaagaagcacccggccGATTCACtttcttgtacatcacatcttcacgaagcataaactctgagtctctccaaagcctaaacatgaatCGACAatgccaaatatggcacacattccccaaatcctttgctcaccaatacaccgataaagAAACCCTCATaagtagataaccatgcaatcaaatcgtagacggtggggctctcccacttagcttgaagctactattgcATAATCCTCGAACCCACCAATACTCCTTATTCcccattgacatgatcttgcacaaccaacccgccaaatttctcacAACCTTTCTGTTAAACATTTCATGAGCACTCAGAATCCttagccacattcacatattcgatcCCTTACCGGATAGACggtagaattcttcgtagaagcttcgccCACTCCATGCAACCGCTAACTTGCTCACCGGAGATAACTCACCTGtgaaaattccatgccgacaCCTTCCAACGATGTGCGCTTagtacaattactatgaaatcaatAAACCATCCTTAGCCCGTGCTCATTCGCCaactgtacaagtccgttcactacccattgacatcaactacaTGTGCGACAATATATTCCCAACCCGAAGTCATGTTGTATccctcttcatatcaagcaactcatttctatcatatccaatcttcctcagtatagtagccaatattccaacttaagtccgtagacctagtcactgtccatcaTGAATCCTAAAAcactccaaactttcctcaaggcgtgtagctatcctaccataGAACCCATATGTTACtatgccactctcccactttggtctaACCCTCTCCTTTCAGCAACTACACGACTTATGTTTCTCACACTTGgacttctagaaatttaaccaccgcaagacacctaccacatgtccttcctcatctttcactacccagttgttgccttaaatctaaaattcatctctgtagcacctTAACCAACAGATCgccaccaactctaaacctccctgaagatcatcttccttgagccatcaacattaggatttatcgattcgattctgaaccgcTGCACACTGCGACCTCTGACAGCCGTTTCCCGGGCACCATTCACAATACTCTGTCCCAAAGGCGATTTGAAGAAGGCCATAACAccagcgaacttaacacattcaatcaagggcgacgacaccacatcacagatgaagaTTCCACCATGCtaaaaaataccaagtctcgttactccatcaacccaaacctgaacattcttagtctgattgcctttcctccactagaaataaaacactgaacctatgaatcatgcattgagaaaaacctcctttcaaatcattcactgtCCCGACACATAGAAAAGTATCCTACCATTACATCAGTATtatgcgataacaactcatgaataTCATAACAATTGGTGCATAGCcccaaaaccatcagaaatacagCTACTGAGTTGAGATGACCGAACATCCTTTCGCAAGGCGGCGACATTAGCCCAATcgaatatgcagggagaaacatcctgcactacatctgtagtggaattaaaattcctcgattccaaatttataacaaacacttcatgtcgcataagattgaatatgaagggaatgaaggcataagcctcaaaggaatcaaatcgcacgatgaggaaccAAGAAGGGACGTGCTCTTAAcagtcatgtagcctctcgaagataggtacagacatctttgtactgatccgcaagactctactagactcgctcatgactcgtgagacttaagtGAACCTAGTACTTttataccatgttgtcacgatccaaaatccattaaaggttgtgatggcgcctaacaccgctgtcaggcaaccCAACAATCtattcacgtcgcataagattgaataggaagggaatgaaggcataagcctcaaaggaatcaaatcgtaCGATGAGGAaccaagaagggaagtgctcctaatagtcatgtagcctctcgaagataggtacagacgtctttgtactgatctgcaagactctactagactcgctcatgactcgtgagacttaagtGAACCTAGTACTTttataccatgttgtcacgacccaaaatccattaaaggttgtgatggtgcctaacaccgcTGTCAAGGAACCCAACAAtaattgattaacttaattactcatttttagtatttttgaaatcataatttccttcaattaaataataagagaTAAAATTTACTGAGTAAATGGAAATGTTTTCACAACTACAATACTGAACAACCTGTAAGtacccccaaaacccgatgtcagtTAACAATTTCCCGAAtcttattttcatcatttaacaatttatatctcaagccaatgaagcaaTGTCAAGTATTATTAGTTCCAAAGAGTTATCACGcacagtgttttaaaaggcgtgggcgtaaggcggggcattttacatatgcctcatcGGGGCGTAAGCCCTGAGGCGCGGGGCGTAAGTcccatagatatttaatttttaatattttataaaataatataatgacagttaatatttataaacaggtaaaattgcataaaaattgaagaaaactatatatatgtgtgctctATCCCCACaattataaacaggtaaaattacataaaaattgaagaaaactatatataggtgtgctccatccccacaaaaaactaatcaaacaatctattatacgttacttacaagcacaagtaatttgaatctaaaagaataaagttttctatatggaggaacaaaaaggatgattaacctgcaatttgaactttggatttgctgctatgaagaaaaatgtagttctttttgtatttgtaaaaaaatttaaatattcgttacttttgggagatattaccagactagcggacaagataaaaaataggaaaaatcatgaattagagcttaaatcaataaaaaaaggtctttacttttaaatttaatacttttgagttcctttttaaaccttttgagtaattaccaaacttaattttgaaaatttgggtattatatgaaggactaattcaacaaattttattttaatttgaaaaagtctctaggGATTACTTCTTACTAAAACAATGCGCCAcgaacgcccgggcgtacgcctcttgagactttcgccccacaccatcgccccagggcatttttggtacgcctcgccccGGGGCTCGCCCCAGAAATGCCTgagtcgtacggcctgatccaacatTCACACGCAAGTGATGCCAAAGtagtacgacccgatccaacataaatatttaaattgtgcactaccgaggaTCGAACgcgcgtgaaccatagatgcatctattaacctgccgaggcgaatggcccgctcccacgagagtagtggaaatttacGCCGCTCGCGGAATATAGTTGTGACGCTgttgaacatagatttctcaagttattatattattcctcaattcttttcaaaatacgaaaatcaaatgaaaactttcaaatttcaaaatcctcaatttcaactccttttaagGCAATTAATAAGCATACTCAGATCTCAACTCTTTCAACGTAAATAATAAACATAATTAAATAACGGTATCAACAAtacatggtgtaaacctaaaactacccagacataggcataattagtagctacgcagactctcgtcacctcgtgcgtacgtagccctcgcaaataaaagcacacaagaattcaattcacctatggggttaattttcctcttacaaggttagaaaagagacttgcctcgctccgaaattccaaaAACGGCTCCAAAGCCTTCCCAACAACTCAAGTCgatgcccatcgctccaaaaTTAGTCAATAAATATTCAAATCCATGAATATATACTCagatactcattataattcaatttacaataatttccaactccgctcgaaaagttgataaaaatcaccatcgggcccacatgcccggattccaaatatttttgaagataaacattacccatagcctcacgaactcaaatatagagtttattctcaattccatgtcaaAAATCgttgtcaaaatccaaaaatacctaTTTTTAGGTTTTCCACCAAAATCCCAAGTTTCTACAAAATTTCATGAATTTCCATGCTAAAATCTAtgtataatccaagtatttaactcaaaatatacGGGAATCGGTTACCTCTTTGATGTTGATGGAACCCCTCTCAAGATGCTCTCAAATATCGCCTAAGTCCAAGTGGAAAATGAGGGAAATGAGTTAAGTCCCGTAATAAAAGCCCTTGCTCTAGTCGCAGACGTCATATTTACGACATCTGGTTCGCAAATAcgatggtcgcaattgcgacaaaagcatcgcaaatgcgaaggagagCCACCCCTGCCAAGGTCGTATTTGCGACCAAaatcttcgcaaatacgaagaggACAAATTCGCAAAAGTGATaaaaatgttcgcaaatgccaacCCCTAAGAAATTTcccaccttcgcaaatgcgaactccttCCTCACAAATGCAAGTTCACAAATCCGATcaaaacctcgcatttgcgaaacctCAGCCCGGACCCAAAAACCAGCAGAACCAACAATAGTTTTTCATCCAAAATTGATTCGAAACTATGCTGGAACACaaccgagccccccgggaccccgtccaatcacatcaacttgtcccaaaacatgacacgaactttctcaaggcctcaaatcatgtcaaacaacgtcgaaatcacgagtcataccctaattcaagcttaatcaactttagaacttcaaacttctacattcgatgcagaaacctaccaaatcacattCGATTGACTCAAATCTTGCACACAAAGTCACATTtggcattacggacctactccaacttctgtaatcggaatccgaccccaatattaaaaagtccactcccggtaaaatttctcaaaataattcaaatttccaactttcgccaaatgaccccaaaatgacctatggacctccaatccacctccggacgcgctcctaagaccagaatcaccatacggagccatTCCcatgctcggaatcccaaacgtatgtcgataacattgaaatacacttcaactcaaattcatgaaattctttcaaaatgccaaccttccacaatatGCGCCGAAACGCTCTGGGGTCGTCCAAAACCGgatccggatatacgcccaagtacaaaatcatcatacaaacctattggtaccttcaaatcccgattccgaggtcgtttactcataatCAACCCTTagccaattcctccaacttaaagctttcgaaattagaattttctctccaaatcaactccgaacttctcagatttcaattccgaccacacgtataagtaataataccttaagtgaagctactcatggcctcaaaccgccgaataaCGCGCTAGAGCctaaaacgaccggtcaggtcattacagttcatatagtttgttagtcaccAAAGTGGCCAAACTAGTATGTATAAGAAATTACGCGTGAATAAAATTGTAGTTTACCATATAATTGAAAATAAATGGATAAATTAATTTTGACTATTGCTAGAACTTAAGGATTTATCCAAAGTTGGATCAATTTTCTATGAATGGTGAATAAGATAAGGTAAATTAATATTCTTAGTCAAATATGTATTGTCTGTCCAAAGATGTCATATATgtttggttaaaaatatttaattacctaTTAAAGGATAAATGTCATTTAAATTATGATAGTGTATCGTAGTATTTACCCAAAGGAGAACTGCGATATGCTTTAATTGTTTTACTGAATCCATATTGATTTGTGAGCATGTATTATCTATTTTGCAACTATTCCTCTTTATTCACATGCTTCGTCTGTTACTGTGTTCAACAGATTGAACTTCTCTGAATGGCATGAACAAGTCCCGTTCCACTTAGGTATAATGGATCTTGACTTGGCTCTGCTGAATGATAAGCCCGCTGCTATTACTGATACGAGCAGTGCGGATGAGAAAGACTAATTGTACCTTTCTTTTCGAACTAAGCACTAATTACTGATACAAAAGCACTAACGGGCTGAGCTTTATGTTTATGCGAATGAGTATTGCCAACAACATTAAGAGTACTATTCCACAAACAGAAAGTGCCAGGGAATACCTGAAGTTTGTGGAAGAACGTTTTTGTTCTGCAAATAAGTCTCTCGCTGGTACACTAATGGCTGAACTCACGACCATGAAGTTTGATGGGTCGTGTAGTATGCAAAATCATATCATTGAGATGACTAACATTGCAGCAAGACTTCAGACCTTGGGGATGAAAGTTGATGACTCCGTCTTGGTTCAGTTTATTCTGAACTCATTGCCTCCTGAGTATGGACCTTTTCAAGTTAACTATAACACTATTAAGGATAAGTGGAATGTTAGTGAATTGTCTAGTATGCTTACTCAGGAGGAGTCAAGACATCTTAATATGTTGTAATTGATGTTGATTAGACTCGAAGTGGTTAAGAAATAAGGGAGTCATTCAATTAACCTCATGGGTCAAGGAGTTGGTAAAGGACTTAAAGTGAAGGCCAacaagttcaagaagaagaaagcacCTGCTAAAGCTCCACAGGATGCTAACAAGGAATATAAGGCAGATATGTGTCGTTTATGTAACAAGGAAGGACACTATCAGAAAGATTGCCTGAAACGTAAGGCTTGGTTCGAAAAGAAAGGTACAATTAGTGTTTTTATATGTTTCGAATTAAATTTAGGAGAAGTTCCTAATAATACTTGGTGACTTGATTCTGGTGCAACTACTCATGTATCTACTACATTGCAGGGATTCCTTACGATCCAaactacaaatccaaataaggattTCTTGTTCATGGGAAATCGTATGAAGGCTCCAATTGAAGGAATAAGGACTTATCGTTTGATCATGGAGACTGGATGTTACCTTAATCTATTACAGACTTATCATTTGATCATGTTAAAGATCCGGGTATGAATTAAGTTTATGTTTACATGTCACCTTGTCCACTCCCCCAACACATAATTTTTCATGGCCTCCCCCAGAAACCTTGATGCAATACACCATTCAGACCATCTTGATCCTTTAGCAATGAAACTAGATGCTCCAGTTCAAACTTCTTTACAATCTTCCTTCTTAATTATCCTTCTAACACCTTCATCATGTGACCTACTTCCACCAAATACTCCACATATTCTGCTTAGATATTGACTTGAATGGTGAAATGGATAACCCATTTGATACAGAAAATTTCATTCCCCTCATATCTCATGACAAAGCTCGTTTGTACACCAATTGTAAGAACTCCATTATAATTAAACTATTCAGCAAATCCGTTGGACACCAATTGATTAAAACAAAACTCCAAAGTTTTTGGAGATCTTTGGAACCAATCAACCTTATTGATCTCGGACATGCTTTCTTCCTCATTAAATTTACACATGAAGATAATATGCTCCATGTTCTTCATGACGATCCCTGGTTTATCCTTGGTCATTTCCTTATGGTACGTATGTGGGAACCAAAATTTGTTGTCTCCTCTGCCCAACTAGCTTACTCTGCCATTCAGGCTCGTCTCCCAGAACTACCTACAGAATATTACGATGGTCATCTCCTAAAACTAGTGGAAAATAAACTAGAGTAACTACTACAAATCAACGCATGCACCTCATCCACTATAAGAGGCCGATATGCTCGTATTTGTATTGAAGTTTCCCTCGAAAATCCACTAAAAACACATGTCTACATTGGTAATCATAAGCAACTAGTTATGTATGAGGGGCTAAATATCCTTTGTATCCGTTGTTGGCATTTTGGTCAC
This DNA window, taken from Nicotiana tabacum cultivar K326 chromosome 4, ASM71507v2, whole genome shotgun sequence, encodes the following:
- the LOC107791504 gene encoding uncharacterized protein LOC107791504 → MSIANNIKSTIPQTESAREYLKFVEERFCSANKSLAGTLMAELTTMKFDGSCSMQNHIIEMTNIAARLQTLGMKVDDSVLVQFILNSLPPEYGPFQVNYNTIKDKWNVSELSSMLTQEESRHLNML